DNA sequence from the Streptomyces canus genome:
GACGGCGATCAGGAGGCCGCCGTACACGAGAGGCAGGGCGCTGCGGTCGGACCGTCGCGGCCGGTGCAGGGAATTCAGGGCGCCGTCGCGCAGGGCCGGACCGGTCAGGCGGCGGACGGCGAGTGCCGCGAGGCCGGTGGCGGTGACGGCGAGGAGCAGGAGGGCGAGGGTGCCCGCCTGGAGTACGGGCAGGTCCTGTGCGAGGGCGGCCTGCAGGGTGGTGCGGCCGAGGCCCGGGATGTCGTAGATCTGCTCCACGGCGACGGAACCGGCCGTGAGGCCCACGACGAACAGGCCCAGGTTGGGCAGCAGGGCGGGGACACAGCGGCGGACCGCCTTGGCGGCAAGGCTTCGGCCCGGCAGGCCGCGGGCCTCCGCGGCCTGCGCCCAGGGTTCGGCGAAGGCACCGGGCAGCAGGTCGTCGAGGAGGCGCCCGAGCACGGCCCCGGCGGGCAGGCCGAGGGCGAGGGCGGGCAGGACCGTCCAGCGGGGTCCGTACCAGCCGAGGGCGGGCAGCCAGCCGAGTTGCACGCCGACGACGGTGGCCAGCACGGAGGCGGTGAGGAACTCGGGCAGTGCGGCAAGCATCGCCGAGGCGCTGCCCTGGGCCCGTCCCTCGTCGAGGCGTCGGTGCGCGCCGAGCCACAGCGTGCGGGCGCACACCAGGGCGGCGGTGGCGGCGGCGATCACGAGCGCCACCGTGACCAGTAGCAGGGTCGCCCCGAGAGCCTGGACGACGCTCGGGGTGACCTCCGTGCCGTTCAGCCAGGACCGGCCGGCGTCCCCGCGGGGCAGGCCGCCGAGCCATTGACCGAGCAGGTGCAAGGGGCCTTCTTCCAGGCCGAGTTGGGCCCGGATATCGGCCAGCACCCGCGGCGTCGGGTCGCGGTCCGCCGAGCGGGCCTTGAGCACGGTGAGCGCCGGGTCGGTGCGGGACAGCCAGGGCAGCAGGCCGATCCCGCAGACGAGGGCGGCCCCGAGCAGGACCCGCCACAGCAGGGTGGCCGTTCGGTGCCGCATGGATCAGCGTCGCGTTCCGGTGCCGACCAGCGTCCGCTCGTACGGGTCGAGGAGCACACCCCGCACGTCGGTGGCGACGCCGACGATGATCTCCTGGTGGGCCAGCGGGACCACGGCGTCGGTGCCGAGGATCGCCGCTTCGGCGCGCATGGCGGCGTCCTGGCGTTCACCGGTGTCGGCCACGGCGTCGGCCTCGGCGACCGCCCGGTCGGCCTTCTTGTCGCACAGGCGGGCGAGGTTGTAGCCGCCGGCGCAGGTGTAGTCGCTCGCGAGGACGCCGACGGGGTCGCCGGTGTCGACGAGGCTGTTGCGGGCGCCGATGAACGCGTCGAACTTCCCGTCGAGCGCGTCGCTTTCGAGACGTGAGTACTCGCGCACCTCCAGGGTGACCTTGAACCCGGCCTTCTGGAGCTGCTGTTGGAGGACCTGGGCGACCTCGGGGAGCTCGGGCCGGTTGTCGTAGGTGGCGAGGGTGACGGCGGTGCCGTTCGGCTTGGCGGCCCTCGCGCGTCCGGTGGGCTGTACGCGTTTGCCCTCGGCCCAGGTCACGGCCGGTCCGTAGAGGCCGGCGCCGGGATCGGCGTACCCCTCGAACACGCCCTTGACGACGGCGGAGCTGTCGACGGCCTCGCGGGCGGCGGCGCGCAGCTTCGGGTCCTTGAACGGGCCCGACCGGGTGTTGAGTTGCAGGCTCGTGGTGCGGGTGGTCGCGGTCCGCTCGAGGGTGGCCTGGTCGAGGGTGGC
Encoded proteins:
- a CDS encoding ABC transporter permease subunit, producing the protein MRHRTATLLWRVLLGAALVCGIGLLPWLSRTDPALTVLKARSADRDPTPRVLADIRAQLGLEEGPLHLLGQWLGGLPRGDAGRSWLNGTEVTPSVVQALGATLLLVTVALVIAAATAALVCARTLWLGAHRRLDEGRAQGSASAMLAALPEFLTASVLATVVGVQLGWLPALGWYGPRWTVLPALALGLPAGAVLGRLLDDLLPGAFAEPWAQAAEARGLPGRSLAAKAVRRCVPALLPNLGLFVVGLTAGSVAVEQIYDIPGLGRTTLQAALAQDLPVLQAGTLALLLLAVTATGLAALAVRRLTGPALRDGALNSLHRPRRSDRSALPLVYGGLLIAVIALGLLRDPLALDPGGRLQSPSWAHPFGTDALGRDLLARVGHGALDTLLVALVISATALVVGVLLGLLPRLSGPLVDTVNAVPPVLAALLVTAVAGSGTATPAIAVTTVSWAALATHTSSLLRQEQATPHLTATRGLGASRWYLLRHEVLPAILPPVTRHALLRLPGVALALASLGFLGLGAQPPSPEWGLLLAENQPYAERAPWAVLAPAAALALLGALAVSAAGGVRWPRRRAREEAG